The following DNA comes from Phytohabitans rumicis.
TGGAGCCTGCGGCGGAATCGCCGCGGTGAGGAGAGACCGGCTTAACCACGGACTGGCGGTCCCTGGTTGCCGTCGAGGACCGCGGCGATGATGGACGGCATGGACCGCCGCCAGCTCGCCGACTTCCTGCGCGACCGCCGTTCCCGGGTGCGGCCCGAGGATGTCGGGCTGGCCGCCGGCACCCGCCGCCGCACGCCCGGCCTGCGGCGCGAGGAGGTCGCCCGGCTCGCGGGCATCTCGGTCGACTACTACGCCCGGCTGGAGCAGGCGCGCGGGCCGCGCCCGTCGCGCCAGGTGCTGTCGGCGCTGGCCCGGGCCCTGCGGCTGTACGACGCCGAGCGCGCCCACCTGTACCACCTGGTCGGCGAGGTGCCCGCCCATCCCGCCGGCCCGAGCCACGACGTGCCCGCCACGGTGCTGCACCTGCTCGACCGGCTGGACGACACGCCCGCCTTCGTGATCGACGTCACGTACGAGCTGCTGGCCTGGAACCCGATGGCCGCCGCACTGCTGGGCGACCCGACCACGTGGCCGCCCGGCCGGCGCAACATGATCTGGAACATGTTCGGCACCGAGGTGTCGACCGTCGCGCTGGCCGACCCGCACACGTCCGCGTTCGCCGACGAGTGCGTGGCCGAGCTGCGCGCCGCCGCGGCCCAGTACCCGGAGGACGCGCGGATCCAGGAGCTCATCGCCCGGCTGCGCGCGGCCAGCCCGGAGTTCGTCCGGCGCTGGGACCGGATGCGGGTGTGCACCCGCAAGGGCTCGGTCATCAAGCACATCAACCACCCGGTGGTGGGTGAGCTGACGCTGGAGTGCGAGTCGCTGGAGATCGCCGGCCACGGCCAGCGCCTGATCATCTACAGCGCCGCCCCGGGCAGCCGCTCGGCCGAAGGGCTGAAGCTGCTAGAGGTAATCGGCACTCAATGGTCAGCGGACGCCGTCAGGTAGGAGGGCGTCGTGCACCTGCACCCAGATCGCGTCGTTGGCGGCCACCAGCAGCCCGCGGCGGTCGTCGGTCGGGTCGTACGCGCCGCCGTCCAGCCGCCGGGCCACCCCGCCGGTCTCCTGGGCGAGCAGTACGCCCGGGACGTGGTCCCACGGCAGGGTGCGCCAGAAGAGCACGAAGTGCTGCCGGCCGGTGACCAGGTCGACGTACTCCTTGCCGGCGCAGTGCTGACCGGGCAGCACTTCCGAAAGCGTCGGCGTGCCCCGGCGTACGGCGGCCCGCAGCGGCGGCGGCAGGAAGCGGGTCATCGCCGCTCCGCGCAGCTCGTCGGTGCCCAGCCCGTTGCCGGGAAAGGCGGCCCGCACCCCGTCGACGTACGCCCCGGAGCCGGCCTCGGCGACCGCGATGCTGTCGGTGAGCGGGTCCAGGATCCAGGCGGCCACCGGCGCGCCGTCGCGGATCAGCGCGGCCATCACCGCGAACGGCCCCTTACCCGCGGCGAAGTTGCCGGTGCCGTCGATCGGATCCACGATCCACACCGGCCCGGCGTCGTGCAGCCGACCGAGGATGCTCGGGTCGGCGGCGACGCCCTCCTCGCCCACGACCACCGAGTCCGGCAGCAGCGCGCGCAGGCCCGCCGCGATGACCTCCTCGGCCCGGCGGTCGGCGACCGTAACCAGCTCCCCGGGGCCTTCTCTTCGACCTCGTCCTCGGCCAGATGCTGAAACGACGGCAGCACGACAGTGGCGGCTGCCTCGCGGAGGAGCTGCCCCACCGATTCGATCAGGTCAGCCACGAGGCGGCAGCTTCACCACGCTGACGAAGAACTCGTCTATCTGCCGGACCACCGCGATGAACCGGTCGAAGTCGACCGGCTTGGTCACGTACGCGTTGGCGTGCAGCTGGTAGCTGCGCAGGATGTCCTCATCGGCCTGGGATGTGGTGAGCACCACGACCGGGATCGTCCCGAGCCGGTCGTCTTCCTTGATCTCGGCGAGCACCTCGCGCCCGTCCCGCCGCGGCAGGTTGAGGTCGAGCAGGATCAGGTCGGGCGTGACCGCGTCCGCGTACCGGCCCTCGCGGCGCAGGTAGGCCAGCGCCTCGTCGCCGTCGGGCACGACGGTGAGCCGGTTGTGCAGCTTGTGCTCCTCGAACGCCTCCTGCGTCATGAGCACGTCGCCGGGATCGTCTTCGACCAGCAACACCTCAATAGGGCTGGTCATGACGCGGTCACCTCGTCCTGTCGGTCCGGCTCGGCCACCAAGGCAGCGGCCACCGGAAGCGTAAACCGGATCGTCGTGCCTTCGCTGACGTCCGGATCCACCCAGATCCGACCGCCATGGTATTCGACGATCTTCTTCGCGATCGCGAGGCCGATCCCGGTACCCGGGTAGGCGTCCTTCGCGTGCAGCCGCTGGAAGATCACGAAGATCTTGTCGGAGAACTCCGCCTCGACTCCAATGCCGTTGTCCACGCAGCTGATTTCCCACTCGTCGCCGTCTTTACGCGCCGAGATGCTCACCCGCGGCGGCCGCTTGGGGTGACGGAACTTCAGCGAGTTGCCCACCAGGTTGGCCAGCAGGGTGGTGAGCAGCGCCTCCTCGCCCAGCACGGTGGGCAGGCCGGTCCAGGTCACCTCGCCCGAGGCGTACCGGCGGGCGGCGTCGGTCTGGCCGGCCACGTCGGTCATCACGGCGTCCAGGTCGACGTCGACGAAGCCGCTGGTCGCCCGGCCGATCCGGGAGAACGCCAGCAGGTCGTTGATCAGCCGCTGCATCCGCTGGGCCCCATCGACCGCGAACGCGATGTACTGGTCCGCGCGCTCGTCCAGCTGGCCGGCGTACCGGCGCTGCAGGAGCTGGCAGAAGCTGGCCACCTTGCGCAGCGGCTCCTGCAGGTCGTGCGAGGCCACGTACGCGAACTGCTCCAGGTCACGGTTGGACCGCATCAGCTCCTCGGTCTGCGCCTGGAGCTGGTTGTTGACCCACTCGACGCGTTCCCGGGCGGCGCGCACCTCGGCCAGGTCGGCGGCGATCTGCCGGCGCATGGCGTCCACGTCCCGGGCCAAGGCGGCCAGCTCGGGCGGCCCGCCGCTGTCGATGTCGTGCTCGTACTCGCCGCGGGAGACCAGGCGGACCTGCTCCGCCAGGGTGGTGACCGGACCGATCACCAACCGGCGCAGCGACACCAGCAGCGCGATCCCGCCGAGCACGACGATGACGGTGGCCGCGATGAGCAGCGCCACAAGCACGTTGCTGCTGGTCCGGGCCTGGTCGGCGGCCTCCTGCCGGAACACCTGGATCTCGTCCTGCAACGCCCCGACGGCCTGCCGCACCGCGTCGAACCGCTGCCGGGAGACCGCGTTGATCAGCCCCTGCCCGGCGGTCGTGCCGTCGGAACGCACCGTGGCGATCACCGGCTCGGCCACGTCGCGCCGCCAGCTCGCGGCCAGCTCCGAGACCGCACGCAGCTTCGTCTGGAGGCCGGATTCCTCGCCCGCCAGCACGGACATGTGGTTGAGCAACTCCTGCTCGGCCTCCACCCCGACGGTGTACGGCGTCAGCTCGGCCGGGTCGCCGGTGACCGCGAAACCGCGTACGGCGGTCTCCTGGTCGACCAGCCGGGTGAGGAGCTGCTCGGAGTCGGCCCGCAGCGGGGTGGCCTGGTTGGCGAGCGTGTCGAGCTGGGAGCGGGTGGCCGCCCCCGTACCCGCCGCGACCACGGCCAGCAGGCCCAGCAGCCCGCCGATCACCACACAGAGCGCGGTGACCCGCTTGCGCAACGTCCAGGGCCCCTTCACCGGCCATCACCCTTCGTGACCAGCAGCATCGCGACGTCGTCGGCCAGCGGTCCCCCGTTCGCCTCTTCGGCGCGGCCGACCAGCCACTGCGGCAGCGACGGCAGCGGGGCGTCCCGCGCCTGCGGCTCCTCCAGCAGCGCGCACAGCCCGGGTACGTCGAGCCGCTCGGTGCCGCGGCCTACCTTTCCCTCGATGAGCCCGTCCGTGTACATCAACAGCGACCAGTCCCCGCCCTCGAACTTCAGGTCGAACGCCCGCGGTGGCCGCGGCCGCACGCCGAGCAGCCGCCCGTTCGGAGCGGGCACGGGCGCGACCTTACCGCCGCAGAGGAGCAGCGGGGGCGGGTGCCCAGCCAGCCGCACGGTGGCCCGGTTGGCGCCCAGGTCGAGGGTCACCGCCGCCACCGTCGCGAAGATCTCGCGAGCCCGCCGCTCGCTCATCAGCACCTGTTCCAGCGCCGGCAGTACGGCCTCGTCGGGCACCCCGGCCAGGATCAGCGCCCGCCAGGCCACGCGCAGTTCGACGCCCAGCGCCGCCTCGTCGGCCCCGTGCCCGCAGACGTCGCCGACGATCAGGTGCAGCCGGTGATCGCTCTGCACCACGTCGTAGAAGTCGCCACCGATCACGGCCGCGTGCCGGCCCGGCCGGTAGAACGGGTGCATCCGCACCTCGTCGGTGGTCATCAGCGGCTGTGGCAGCAGGCCGCGCTCCAGCCGGGCCGACTCGGCCTGGCGCAGCTCCACCTCACGCAGCCGCCGGGCGTTGTCGTCGGCGCGCTTGCGCTCGACCGCATAGCGCAGCGCGCGGGTCAGCAGCACCCCGTCGACCTGACCCTTGAGCAGGTAGTCCTGGGCGCCCTCGGCGACCGCGCCGACGCCCAGCGGCTCGTCCTGGCGCCCGGTGAGCACGCACACCGCGGCCGGCCCGGCCATCGCGAGCACCTGCCGCAGCCCGTCCAGTCCCTGCGCGTCGGGCAGCCCGAGGTCGAGCAGGACGCAGTCGACGCCGGTCATCCGTTGCCGCGCCTCGGTCAGGCTCGCCGCGACCACCAGGTCGACCCGGGCGTCCGCCTCGGCCAGCAGCTCACCGACCAGGAACGCGTCCGCCTCGTCGTCTTCCACCAGCAGGACGCGCAGGCGTTCGCCGTGGGGCATCCCGGCGCCCGGGTTGACCCCGCCGTACGGGTAGGCGCGCGGCGGCACGACGCTCATCGCCACACCCCGGAGGGGCGCGGTGCGGGTGGACAGGCGAGAGCCATGCGCACACGCTAGGGCACAAGGTGACCCACCCGCGAGACGTACCCCGGCAGCATGATGTCAGCCATGACCGTACCCCTGGAGCAACCGGCGGACCGGGCGCTGGCGCGGCCTGCTCGCCGCGGGTGGGCTGCCGCCGCCGCGCTGGCGGCGCTCGTCGCCGTCGGCGCCGCCGTGCTGCTCGATCTGCGCCCACCGGCGCCGCGCGGCGCGGACGCGCCGGCCGGGTCGTTCAGCGCGACGCGCGCCTACGCGCACGTCCAGGCCCTGGGCGCGCAGCCGCACGTCGCCGGCAGTGCGGCCAACGACCGCAACCGAGAGCACATCCTGAGTACGCTCCGGGGCCTCGGCCTGGAAACGTCGGTGCAGGACACGGTCGGGGCGGAGGCCGGTCAGCTGTCCGGCGGCGAGGCCGGTGCGACATTTGCCCGGGTACGCAACGTGCTGGCCCGCCTGCCCGGAACGGCCTCGACCGGCCGGGTCTTCCTTGTCGCGCACTACGACTCGGTCCAGGTGGGCCCCGGCGGCAACGACGACGGCGCCGGCGTCGCCGCGATCCTGGAGGTCGCGCGGGCGTTGACCAGCGGCCCCGCCCCCGCAACGACGTGGTGCTCGTGCTCACCGACGCCGAAGAGGCGTGCCTGTGCGGCGCGTCCGCGTTCGCCGCGTCGCACCCGCTCGCCGGCGACGGCGGCGTGGTGCTCAACCTGGAGGCGCGGGGCAGCTCGGGGCCGGTCATCATGTTCGAGACGTCGCGCCGCAACGCCGACCTGGTGGCCGCGTTCGCCCGGGCGGCGCCGCATCCGGTGGGCACGTCGTTCGCCGTCGAGGTGTACCGCCTGCTGCCCAACGACACCGACTTCACCGCGTTCCTCGACAAGGGTTTCACCGGCCTCAACGCCGCGTACGTCGACGGCGCCGCCGTCTACCACACGCCGCTGGACACCCCGGCCAGCATGAACCGGGCCAGCCTGCAGCAGCACGGAGACAACGCGCTGGGGCTGGCGCGCGAGTTCGGCGGCCTCGATCTGACCACTGTGGACGCCGGTGGCGACGCGACGTACTTCCCGGTGCCGGGCGGCCTGGTCCGCTACCCGGGCTGGCTGACATGGCCGCTGGCGGTGCTCGCGTTGGCCGCGGTCGGCGCGCTCGCCTGGCTGACCCGGCGCCACGGGCGTACGACGTGGCCGCGCGTCGCCGGCGGATTCGGGCTGGCGCTCGTGCCGATCCTGGTCGCCCCGGTGCTCGCCCAACTGCTGTGGGCCGGGCTGGTCACGCTGCGGCCCGGCTACGCCGTGCTCGACGACCCCTACCGTCCACTGTGGTTCCGGCTCGCGGTCCTGTCGCTCGCCGCCGCGGTCCTGTTCGGCTGGTACGCCCTGACGCGCCGCCGCCTCGGCCCGGCCGCGCTGGCGATCGGCGGGCTCGGCTGGCTGGCCGTGCTCGGGCTGGCGCTGGCCGCCGCGGCGCCCGGCGGGTCTTACCTCGCGGCGGTGCCGGCGCTCGCGGGTGCGCTCTTCGGGCTGCTGGCCCTTCGCTTCGGGCTGCTCGCGCTGTGGTTCGGGGCGGCGGTGAGCGTGGTCATCCTGGTGCCCACGGTGGCGCTGCTCTTCCCCGCGCTGGGCATGGCGATGGGCGGGGTGGCCGCGTTCTTCGCCGTGCTGCTCGGGCTCGCCGCGCTGCCCGTACTCGACCTGCTCTTCGCCGAGGCCGGCGGGCAGCGGGCGATGGTCGCGATGCTGGCCCGGCGGCGGGCGGCGTACCCGGCGCTGGCCGGCGGCCTGGCGGCGGTGGCGCTGACCGGCGTGGGCCTGGCGGTGGACGGCTTCGACGCGACGCATCCGTCCCCCACCCAGCTCATGTACGCCCTGGACGCCGGCACCGGGCAGGCACGGTGGCTCAGTGAGGAGAGCACCCGCCAGGAGTGGACCTCGTCGTACGTCTCGTCCACCCGCTCCGTCCTGGAGGACTTCCCGGGTCTCGGGCCGGACCCGTTCCTGACCGGCCCGGCAGAGGCGGCGTCCCTGCCGGCGCCCACAGTGGACGTTTTGTCGGACTCCACTGTGGGCGATAAACGGGTACTCCGCTTGCGGTTGCGGCCACAGCGCCCGGTGCGGCTCGTGTCGCTACACGTGGACGCGGCGACCGCGACCGTCGAGTCGGCCCGGGTGGCCGGTCAGCCAGCGCCGGTGGGCCGGGAGGGCGAGCGCTGGTCGTTCGGCACGGTCTTCCACGCCCCACCCCCTTCCGGCGTGGAGGTGGAACTGGTCCTCCGCCCGTCGGGCGGTCCCGTTTCGCTGCGCGTGATGGACGGCAGCGACGGCCTGGCCGGCGTACCCGGCTTCCGGCCACGCCCACCTCCGGTGGGCGTGGCCGGAAGCCACACGAGCGAGCTGCTGGCTGTCGCCCGCACCCTCACCGTGTGAGGTGCAAGGAAGGGCCCCCTGTTAGCGCTTTTTGCATAGCAGGGGCCCTTCCTAACTCCTCAGGCTCGTTCGGCCACCCACTCCGCTATCCAGGAGAGGGGGGCGTTCCAGTTGATGGTGAGCTCGTTGGTGGACCAGGACTCGATGTCGTCGAGGTAGCAGAACTGCGGAGCGCACCCGCGCAGCTTCTGCTGGGCGACCGGGTCCTGGATCGACGAGTTCGGGCCACCGGCGAGCGTGCCGGCCGGCGGGTTGGGCAGGTCGGCGTTGAGCTGGTGGGCGTACCAGCGGCTGTGCTGGTTCTTCGACGCGACCTCGCCGTAGCCGGTCACGTAGGACTGGTTGAGCGCGTTGCGGCCGAAGATGTAGTCCATCCCCTCCAGCACGCCGTCCCGGTACTTGTCCTTGCCAGTCAGGTCGTACGCCGTCGCGACCACCACCAGGTTGTTGATGACCAGGTTGTTGGAGCCCCAGTCGTACACGTTGTCGCTCGGCGCGTACGGGACGCCGTACGGGTGGGCGTCGAGGGTCGCCAGGTACTTGTCGGCGCCCGCGACGACCGACTTACGCACCCGGTGCCGGTCCGGCAGGTTGTTGGGCAGCATGGCCAGGTCGAGCCGGCCCAGCTGGGCGGTGCTGGCCCAGTCGAAGCCGCGCTCGCGCCAGATGTCGGCCGTGTGGTGCGGCGAGGCGAGCACGAAGTCCTTGAACTCCTTGCCACCCGTGGTGATGTACAGCTCGGCGGCCGCCCAGTAGAACTCGTCGCTGACGTCGGCGTCGCTGTACGTGCCGCCACCGTTGCCGTCGGCCGGGTCGGCGAGACGGTCCGGGTTCGCCTTCGCGGCGGCCCAGGCGGCCTTGGCGGCGGCCAGGTTGCTCTTCGCGAACGCCTTGTCGTACGGCCAGAAGACGCGGGCCGCCTGCGCCGCCGTGGCGGCCAGGTTGAGCGTCGCCGCCGTCGACACCGGGTGCAGCTCGCGCTTCTTGTCGTCGACGTGCGGAAGCAGCGGCAGGCCGGTCCACGACTCGTCGTGGACCTTGTGGTGCGCCATGCCCGCGAACGGCTTGCCGGCCGGCACCTGCATGCTCAGCAGGAACTCCTGCTCCCAGCGCGCCTCGTCGAGGATGTCCGGCACCCGGTTGCCGCTCTCCGGCAGGGCCAGCGTGCCGTCCCGCAGCTTCCACGGCTGCTCGGACCGCTCGTACTCGCTCATCAGCTGGTAGACCGAGATGCCGCCGTTCACGACGTACTTGCCGTGGTCGCCGGCGTCGTACCAGCCGCCGGAGACGTCCAGGGTGTAGTCACACACTCCCGGCTGGCACGGCACGTTGGTGTCGCCCTGGTTGGGCGCGACGCCGACGTGGCCGGCCGGACGGCCGTACCCCGGCCGGAGGCTGTCCTGGATCTCGATGCCGCTGCGCTGGGTGTAGTACATCTTGAGCGCGTCGATGCGCAGGCGCTGCCAGAAGGCCGCGTCGATGTCGAACGGCCGGCTCGTCTCCCCGTCGGCGACGAGCGTGTAGCCCGTACCCGGCTTGGTGTAGCGGCTGAAGTCGACGCTGTGCACGTTCTGGCCGGAGGAGGCGTCGACGCCGCGCGGCGCGGTCTGGCCGGATGCGACCACCCTGCCGGCGGCGTTCTTGAGCTGCCACGGAAGGGCGGCGGTGGCCTCGGTGACGATGGTCGCGTTCTTCGGGCCCTTGGGCAGGTAGCCCACCTGGTTGACCCGGACGCGCGGACCGGTGTCCGGCACGTACGGCTCGGCGACCGCGCCGCCGGTCAGCGAGACGTTGTCGAGGCAGAAGCGCCACGGATCCACGCTGCCGCCGATCTGGAACGCGACCTGCGCGTTGGGCAGGTCGGCGGAGGCGGTGAAGGTGTACGTGTAGTCGTTGCCGGAGACGCTCAGCTCGGGGTTGGCCGAGAAGAACTGCGTCCACGGGTCGACGGGAAGCTGGATCAGCGCCTTGCCCACCTTGGCCGGGGTGGCGGTGGCGAAGAACTTGTAGGCGTACGTCTCGCCGTTGACCAGCGGGATGTTGTCCAGCCCGATGATCACGTCCCACGGGTTGACGGTGCCGCCGGGGATGTCGGCGCAAAGCTGGCCGCTGCTGGAGTCGAGGGTGATGTTGCCGGTGCCCCACCAGGGGGCATGGCCGTTGTCGAACGTGCCGTTGACGATCTGCTCGGGCCCCTCCGCGTACGCGGTGGAGGCGGTCAGACCGGTGGCGAGCAACGAGGCCGCTGCGGCTATCGCGAGCCGCCCAAGTGGTCTGGTCACAGTGTTCCTTCCGATGGATGGGTCATCGGCTTATGGGAGCGCTCCCAATGTTGTCAACGTGTTTCGCGCATGTCAATGGACCGATTCCCCGACCCCATCGATCAAGAAGAAGTTATTTCCAGCGGAAGTGGACGAACACGCGACCGAAGTTATTCGAGTCCTTCTCGACCCGGTGATACAGGGCCTTGATCTCTTTCTGGTCCAGAAAGCGCAGGACGCGCTTCTTGAGCTGGCCGGAACCCTTGCCCGGAATGATCTCCACGAGGGTTGCCTTCTTCGCGACCGCATCGTCGATGATCCCGCGCAACGCACGATCGATGTCGTGGCCGCGGTTGAAGATGTCGTGCAGGTCCAGCTTCAGCTTCATCGCAGCTAATCGTAGATGCCCAGCTCGTCGCGCAGGGCCTCCTCGCCCGCCGGCGTGACGCGCACCGCTCGCTGGCTGCCGATGCGTACCAGCCAGCCCTGCTCGTGCAGCCGCCGGCACAGGGCCGCCCCGGCCGCGCCGGCGAGGTGCGGGCGGCGTTCGGTCCAGTCGAGGCAGGCGCGTACGAGCGGCCGCCGCCCGGCGTTGGGCAGGACCACGCCGAGCGACGACAACCACGCCAGCCCACTGTCGGTCAGCGCGAAGCCGCTGCCGGTCACCAGGTACCCGCGCGTCACCATCGCGTCGGTGATCCGTACGCCGAGCTGCCCGGCCAGGTGGTCGTAGCAGGTGCGGGCGCGGGCCATCGCCTCGGTCGCGGTGGCGGCGCGCAGCGACCGTACGGGTGGCGGCGGCCCCGCGTACCCGGCCATGTCCTCGATGAGCTCGGCCACCCGCGGCGTGGCCAGGCGGACGTAGCGGTGCCGGCCCTGGTGTTCCTCCGCGAGCAGGCCGGCGGCGACGAGCTTGCTGAGGTGCTCGCTGGCGGTGGACACGGCGACGCCCGCGTGCCGGGCCAGCTCGCTGGCGGTCCACGCCCGGCCGTCCAGCAGGGCCAGGCAGAAGCGCGCCCGGGTGCCGTCGGCCAGCAGCCCGGCGAGCCTGGCCAGGGGAGGTGTCATAGCTCTCATCATCCGGGCGGACGCTTCGGCGGCACCCGAAGCGTGACGACAGCCGCCTCTCAGTAACCACACAGGCAAGGTTCCTAGCGTGGCGGACATGTGGGCCACCGACCTTATGGACACCCTGGGTGCCCCGGGAGCCGGCCTGGCGGTCGCCCTGGAAAACCTGTTCCCGCCGCTACCCAGCGAGGTGATCTTGCCACTGGCCGGCTTCACGGCCAGCCAGGGTGAGATGAGCCTCTTCGCCGCGATCTTCTGGACCACGCTCGGCTCGGTCGCCGGCGCGGCCGCCCTGTACTACGTCGGCGCGCTGCTGGGGCGCGACCGCACCCGCGCGATAGCGGCCCGCCTCCCGCTGGTGAAGCTGTCCGACGTCGACCGGACCGAGGCGTGGTTTGCCCGGCATGGCACCAAAGCCGTGTTCTTCGGGCGGATGATCCCTATCTTCCGGAGCCTGATCTCGGTCCCGGCGGGCATCGAACGGATGCCGCTGCCGACGTTCCTGTCGCTGACCGCGGTGGGCAGCCTGATCTGGAACACCGTGTTCATCCTCGCCGGATACTTCCTCGGCGAGAACTGGGAGCGCGTCGAGGCGTACGCGGGCGTCCTGCAGAAGGTGGTCATCGTCGCCGTCGTGCTCGCCGTCGGCTACTTCGTCGCGACCCGCCTGCGCCGCAGGGTCCTCAGCCGGTAGCTCCGTCCCAGCTGCGGCGGTCGACGACGGAGTCCGGCCAGTCCTGGCGCGGCTCGGTCTCGGTTAGCTCCACCATCTCGCTCGGCAGCACGCGTTTCGGCAGCTCCCCGAACCGAACATGGCGCAGGAAGGCAGCCTCTTCGTCGGTGAAGTTCTCCTCAGCCATAGCTCATTGTCGCGCTCTGAGCCGCCGAAGCATACGGGCATCCTGGAACCCGACGGCCCGCGCCGCCGCGTCCACCGTGGAGCCGTGCCCGATCAGGTGCTCGGCCCGCTCGGCCCGCAGCAACTGCTGATAGCGCAGCGGCGTCGTGCCGGTCGCCCGGCCGAACAGCCGCGTCAGGGTGCGCTCGCTGACCCCGGACGCGGCGGCCAGATCGGCCAGCGACAGCCGGTCGGCGAACCGCGCGTCGATCACGTCCTGCACCCGGTGCACGACGTCGCTGAGGTGGGCCCGGTGCCGCAGCATCGCGCTCGCCTGCTGCTCGTCACCGTTGCGCCGGGCGTACACGACCATCTCCCGCGCGACCCGGGCGGCCACCGCCGGCCCGTGCCGCACGGCGACGAGGTGCAGCGCGAGGTCGATGCCGCTGGCGATGCCCGCCGACGTCACC
Coding sequences within:
- a CDS encoding helix-turn-helix transcriptional regulator; its protein translation is MMDGMDRRQLADFLRDRRSRVRPEDVGLAAGTRRRTPGLRREEVARLAGISVDYYARLEQARGPRPSRQVLSALARALRLYDAERAHLYHLVGEVPAHPAGPSHDVPATVLHLLDRLDDTPAFVIDVTYELLAWNPMAAALLGDPTTWPPGRRNMIWNMFGTEVSTVALADPHTSAFADECVAELRAAAAQYPEDARIQELIARLRAASPEFVRRWDRMRVCTRKGSVIKHINHPVVGELTLECESLEIAGHGQRLIIYSAAPGSRSAEGLKLLEVIGTQWSADAVR
- a CDS encoding response regulator, whose product is MTSPIEVLLVEDDPGDVLMTQEAFEEHKLHNRLTVVPDGDEALAYLRREGRYADAVTPDLILLDLNLPRRDGREVLAEIKEDDRLGTIPVVVLTTSQADEDILRSYQLHANAYVTKPVDFDRFIAVVRQIDEFFVSVVKLPPRG
- a CDS encoding sensor histidine kinase, translating into MKGPWTLRKRVTALCVVIGGLLGLLAVVAAGTGAATRSQLDTLANQATPLRADSEQLLTRLVDQETAVRGFAVTGDPAELTPYTVGVEAEQELLNHMSVLAGEESGLQTKLRAVSELAASWRRDVAEPVIATVRSDGTTAGQGLINAVSRQRFDAVRQAVGALQDEIQVFRQEAADQARTSSNVLVALLIAATVIVVLGGIALLVSLRRLVIGPVTTLAEQVRLVSRGEYEHDIDSGGPPELAALARDVDAMRRQIAADLAEVRAARERVEWVNNQLQAQTEELMRSNRDLEQFAYVASHDLQEPLRKVASFCQLLQRRYAGQLDERADQYIAFAVDGAQRMQRLINDLLAFSRIGRATSGFVDVDLDAVMTDVAGQTDAARRYASGEVTWTGLPTVLGEEALLTTLLANLVGNSLKFRHPKRPPRVSISARKDGDEWEISCVDNGIGVEAEFSDKIFVIFQRLHAKDAYPGTGIGLAIAKKIVEYHGGRIWVDPDVSEGTTIRFTLPVAAALVAEPDRQDEVTAS
- a CDS encoding PP2C family protein-serine/threonine phosphatase, whose product is MSVVPPRAYPYGGVNPGAGMPHGERLRVLLVEDDEADAFLVGELLAEADARVDLVVAASLTEARQRMTGVDCVLLDLGLPDAQGLDGLRQVLAMAGPAAVCVLTGRQDEPLGVGAVAEGAQDYLLKGQVDGVLLTRALRYAVERKRADDNARRLREVELRQAESARLERGLLPQPLMTTDEVRMHPFYRPGRHAAVIGGDFYDVVQSDHRLHLIVGDVCGHGADEAALGVELRVAWRALILAGVPDEAVLPALEQVLMSERRAREIFATVAAVTLDLGANRATVRLAGHPPPLLLCGGKVAPVPAPNGRLLGVRPRPPRAFDLKFEGGDWSLLMYTDGLIEGKVGRGTERLDVPGLCALLEEPQARDAPLPSLPQWLVGRAEEANGGPLADDVAMLLVTKGDGR
- a CDS encoding glycoside hydrolase family 9 protein, whose amino-acid sequence is MTRPLGRLAIAAAASLLATGLTASTAYAEGPEQIVNGTFDNGHAPWWGTGNITLDSSSGQLCADIPGGTVNPWDVIIGLDNIPLVNGETYAYKFFATATPAKVGKALIQLPVDPWTQFFSANPELSVSGNDYTYTFTASADLPNAQVAFQIGGSVDPWRFCLDNVSLTGGAVAEPYVPDTGPRVRVNQVGYLPKGPKNATIVTEATAALPWQLKNAAGRVVASGQTAPRGVDASSGQNVHSVDFSRYTKPGTGYTLVADGETSRPFDIDAAFWQRLRIDALKMYYTQRSGIEIQDSLRPGYGRPAGHVGVAPNQGDTNVPCQPGVCDYTLDVSGGWYDAGDHGKYVVNGGISVYQLMSEYERSEQPWKLRDGTLALPESGNRVPDILDEARWEQEFLLSMQVPAGKPFAGMAHHKVHDESWTGLPLLPHVDDKKRELHPVSTAATLNLAATAAQAARVFWPYDKAFAKSNLAAAKAAWAAAKANPDRLADPADGNGGGTYSDADVSDEFYWAAAELYITTGGKEFKDFVLASPHHTADIWRERGFDWASTAQLGRLDLAMLPNNLPDRHRVRKSVVAGADKYLATLDAHPYGVPYAPSDNVYDWGSNNLVINNLVVVATAYDLTGKDKYRDGVLEGMDYIFGRNALNQSYVTGYGEVASKNQHSRWYAHQLNADLPNPPAGTLAGGPNSSIQDPVAQQKLRGCAPQFCYLDDIESWSTNELTINWNAPLSWIAEWVAERA
- a CDS encoding Smr/MutS family protein — encoded protein: MKLKLDLHDIFNRGHDIDRALRGIIDDAVAKKATLVEIIPGKGSGQLKKRVLRFLDQKEIKALYHRVEKDSNNFGRVFVHFRWK
- a CDS encoding ArsR/SmtB family transcription factor; the encoded protein is MRAMTPPLARLAGLLADGTRARFCLALLDGRAWTASELARHAGVAVSTASEHLSKLVAAGLLAEEHQGRHRYVRLATPRVAELIEDMAGYAGPPPPVRSLRAATATEAMARARTCYDHLAGQLGVRITDAMVTRGYLVTGSGFALTDSGLAWLSSLGVVLPNAGRRPLVRACLDWTERRPHLAGAAGAALCRRLHEQGWLVRIGSQRAVRVTPAGEEALRDELGIYD
- a CDS encoding DedA family protein encodes the protein MWATDLMDTLGAPGAGLAVALENLFPPLPSEVILPLAGFTASQGEMSLFAAIFWTTLGSVAGAAALYYVGALLGRDRTRAIAARLPLVKLSDVDRTEAWFARHGTKAVFFGRMIPIFRSLISVPAGIERMPLPTFLSLTAVGSLIWNTVFILAGYFLGENWERVEAYAGVLQKVVIVAVVLAVGYFVATRLRRRVLSR